CGGCAAACCGAATCGGTGCCGCGCTGCAGGGAAAGTTCAGCCGCTGCCCACTGCAGACGAAAAGCGTGAGGGTGACACAACGTTACGCCCAATTGAAGACTTGTTACAGTCTTGTTCAACAATAAATATTATATGAAAATGAGGCTCCAAGTCAAGTGTGCATTCCAAAGTTTATGAGTTTTTTCATATTTAGGGCTTTGGGCCTAAAAAAAGTCCCGAAACACCCGAAAAACTAATGCAAGGTGAGCGGGAAAAGAGTAAAATAGTGTTAATTAAGGTAGTAACGGACTACTATTCGGGCTGCAAAGGGGATCCTTCATTATGTCAGAGCAGAAAGCTAATGGTCATACGGATATCCATGTGCTGATACGAAACGCCCAGATGCCGGAATGGAACTCCGAAGATCCCGCCGAGTGGCTCAGGAAGATGGACGTCAATCGACATGACTTTCCTTACGCCGAAGGCTTGATTGCGGACAGTTTTCATGAATGGTATAAGCGAGGCTCCGCGATGTCTTTTGCGGAATCGTGGAGATGGTGCGTATTTGATTATTCAGGCAAATGGCTGGCGGGCAGCGGCGGAGTCAGTGAGCCGGACAACCCTTTGTGGGAGCAGGTCGCAGCCGTCAGTCTGAGATCGGCAAGGGAGTGTACGCTTCAGATTGAAGAGAATGGAGTGGAAACAGCTTTTTTTGTGACGCCTATGAGTACGCGGTCCAAAGGGGAGATATTTTCCCTGTTCGGCTGCGCGATGCCCGCGGAGCATTTTGCCAAGGGCGGACGCAATGCCGCCGAAGGGATGGCCCGGCATTATGCCACATGCTTTTATAGGCAATTTGAACATATGTTTGTAGCCGATCTAGCAAGCGTACATATTCATGCGAAACGAGAAAGCAGCCGCCGCTCGCTGCTGTTCCAGATTGTGCAGCGGATGCATGACAACATCGATGTCGATGCCGTGCTGACGGAAGTGATTGCCAGCATTTCCACAATGTATCCGGACGTGCGGCTGACGCTCTACATGTCACAGGATCATCGGAGCGCGCATCCGCAGGTCAAGCCGCTTCCGCTAGACCTGGACGAGGAGGATGTCCGGATTAAGGCATTCAAAGACGGCAGCACGGCCATGCGGTCATATAGTGAGGCTGACAAGCTTGTAGAGATTGGCCTGCCGCTCGGCGGCAAGCAGGGCGTATACGGCGTGTTTCATCTCGTCATGCGCAATCCGGCCCACCCGGAGGTAGACATGCCTTTTCTGTCCATGGTGGCGAGCACGGCGGGAACCGCGTTTGAGAACGCCAAGCTGTACGAGCGGTCCAACCAGATCATCCGGGAACTGCGGATGACCAATGAGCTGACCCGGCGCCTGAATCAAAGCCTGCGGCTGAGCGAGACGTTCGAGGCGGCTTTTGAAGAATTGATAAAAATGTTCGAGACCGATTACTGCTGCATCCTGCATTATAACGAGGAGAGGGGCGGACTTGAGGCGGTCGCCTGCAATTATCCCGGCCTGATCAATGAAATCATTGAAATCGACAGAGGAATTGGCGGGAAGGTGTACGCCTCCGGCGAAACGGTCATCATTTCCGAATATGCGGAACAGTCTGGGGCGAAGTCCAAACTGATGGATTTTACGGAGTCGCAGTCGCTTATCGCCACTCCGCTCAGCGTAGGCGGTGAAGTGCGGGGAGCGATTATGCTGGCCCACAGGGAACCGCACTATTTCTCCTATGATAATTTCAGGCTGCTTCAAGCTATGGCCGGGCATATCGGTCTCGCCGTGGGCAATGCGCTCCTGCACGCCGAGGTGCACCGGCTCGCGAACAGGGATTCTTTGACCGGGCTGTATGCAAGGCATTATCTCGACCAGTCCATCAAAGAGAAGCAGAGCGGCGATATCTGCGGCACCCTTGTCGTTGTCGATATCGATCATTTTAAATCGGTAAACGATACATACGGCCATCAGAAAGGCGACCTTATTCTCAAGCAGGTGAGCGACATCTTGCGTTTGTCCATTCGCCAGGGAGATTTGGCCGCAAGGTGGGGCGGCGAAGAGCTGGCGGTCTATCTGCCGCAGCTCGGCGCCGAGCAGGCCTATTCTGTGGCGGAACGGATACGGGAGCGGGTTCAGCAAGAGACGGAACCGCCCGTTACCGTCTCCTGCGGCATTGCGGAGTGGAACTCGACGGATGAGGACAAGGCGAGCGTGGACTCTCTTTTTTACAGGGCGGACATGGCCTTGTACGAGGCAAAGAACAAAGGCCGCAACAAAATTATGATAGACCGCAATACGGCGGAGGTTCGGAGCCAAAATTGAACGGAAGAGCGCCCTTGAAGACGGAAAACCCCGTCTTCAAGGGCTTTTTGCATAAGCCCTATGAACAGGGAAACGATATAGTTACCAACTGTGAAAAGAGGGTAAGGGGACTATGATGACTCTGTTTGCAAAAAGGGCGGTTCCGGTACTGCTGGCACTCTGTTGCGGTCTAACCGGCGGCTGCGGCGTGATGGACGGGAAACCGGCGTCGGAGATGCTGGACCTGGCACTGGCCGGGTTGACGGGAACCGACGGTGTGACATTCGAGGGACAAGCGGCGCTTCTAGTGGATGGCAGGCAGATGCCCGAGGGGGCAGTGTATTACGGCGGAGAGATGAACAATCATAACTCGCTGCGTCTGTACACCCTTCTGCCGGACTCGGCGGAATCTTCGGAAACGCTGGGTGTGCTGAAGGAGCGGTCTGCAAGGCCGGATCTCTACACCAGGCTGGAGAAACAAAACGGAGGATGGAAGGTGTTACCAGTGAGCGAAGACCATGCTGGCAATCCACTTCCGGGTCTGAATCCCATCCGTCAGCTCGAAGAGCTGGAGAGTATGAGCAAGAAGGTGACGAATGAAGCGGGGGCGGGAAGAGGAATGCGGCTGCTCAGAATAGAGCTTGCCCCGCAGCAGGCGCAGGCCCAACTGACCGCCGAGCTGGGGGCGGAAATGAAGGCGATCCGAACGGCTTCTTCCCGTGCAAAAGGCGTGGGCGCCATGGCAGAAGCAGACGCTTCTGCACTGGAAACGATCTGGTTGAAAGAGAACGGAGAGCTTCAGCGCAGGCTCCGGAATGCCAAGGTGGATACCGTATACCATGTCAAGGTGGATGCACGGCGTAATTTGCCCAAAAGCATGTCCAGACAGCGGACAATCACCTACCTTTCTTCCGGGGGACAGACGCGCCGGGAAACGTATGTGTCGCGGGTTGATTTCTATGGATACCGGTAATTTGAGACCGCCGGGCGATCCACTTGCGCTTCCATTTGGTCGTGCTACAATAAGGAAGCATACTGATTTTTAGAAAGATTTAGAAACAATAAGCTCGGCGAAGGAAGGAAGAATGAAGATGAAAGATCCCCGAATTCAGAAGTTGGCCGAAAATCTGGTCGGCTACTCCGTAAACGTACAACCGGGAGAGAACGTGCTGGTAGAAATGGTCGGCAGCGAACGCGATCTGGTTAAAGCTATCGTAGAGGAAATCGGAAAGGCCGGAGGCCATGCGTTTGTGCAGCTAATCGACCGTACCGTGCTGCGCAGCATGCTTATGACTGCGACTGAGGAAGGCCTGCGTACATGGGCTGAAATCGATTTGAACCGTATGAAGCAAATGCAGGGCTATATCGGCATCCGCGCCGGCGAGAATGTCAACGACTTGGCCGACGTCCCTGAAGAGAAGATGCGTCTCTACAATTCGCTGTATTCCCATCCTGTACATAGTGAGCAGAGGGTGAAGCATACGAAATGGGTGGTTCTCAGGTATCCGAACGCCAGTATGGCACAGCTTGCCAACACGTCCACGGAAGCGTTTGAGGATTTCTACTTCAACGTCTGCAACCTGGATTACGCCAATATGGATAAAGCCCAGGAACCGCTCTCGGAGCTCATGAGAAAGACGGACAAAGTGCGGATCACAGGGCCGGGAACAGATATTTCCTTCTCAATTAAAGGCATCGGCGCCCAGAAGTGCTCTGGTCATCGAAACATTCCGGACGGCGAAGTTTACAGCGCGCCCGTGCGCGATTCGGTTAACGGCACGATCAGCTATAACGCGGCTACGTTGTACAACGGGATCACGTTTGAGAATATCAAATTCACTTTCGAGAATGGCAAAATTGTCGAAGCGACCAGTAACGATACCGCCCGTCTTAACGAGATTCTGGATTCGGACGAAGGAGCGCGCCATATCGGAGAATTCGCCATCGGCTTCAATCCGTACATTCTGCATCCGATGAAAGATATTTTGTTTGATGAAAAAATCGCCGGCAGCCTTCATTTTACGCCGGGTCAGGCGTATGAGGTGACCGACAACGGCAACCGTTCCTCCATCCATTGGGACCTTGTGCTGATCCAGCGGCCGGAATACGGCGGCGGGGAAATTTATTTCGACGACAGACTCATCCGTAAAGACGGCCTGTTTGTTATTCCGGAGCTTGAAGCTCTCAACCCGGAGCATTTGAAATAGAAGGAAAAATATTAGATAAATCCTTGCGCCAGTAAGCGGATTCAATGTATCATGGAAATGATTATACAGCATATAAATTTCTAATATCAGTTTCGGAGGGATCCCACATGTCCACAAACGGTAACAATGCAGCAATCGTGGAAATTGCACAAACGGCGAGCAAATTTGCTTCATCGATCGTTCTTCAGGCTGACAACAAGTACATTGACGTAAAAAGTATTCTCGGTTTGTTCACGACTCTGGTAGCGAGCCAGAATTATGAACTGCATGTGCACGGAGCGGATGCCGAAGAAGCGAAGAAGGCAATGACCGATGTTTTTGCCAAGCACGGCTTGAAATTTACAGTTGTAGAAGAGTAATACCCGTTTTTTTGAAGCCCTGCCGAACCGGCAGGGCTTTTTAAAAATATAAGAATGTATAAGCTGGGGGCTTAACATTTTCTACGAGAAACGTACTTGCGTCTTATAAAGACGCCGTCAGGCGTTTCTTCTTGTGAGGCTGGAAAAGTGCATTCTTGTATTGGCAACCGATTTCGACTAATATTAAATAAAATAGTGCTGGAGCTGTAAATTTGGACATGGGGGGGAAGATGCATGACTTCGTCGGAATTGCAGGAACAACTGAACATCAAGGCCGTAGCTCTGTTGCAAGAAGACGCCGATAAAATTCAGAAGCTCATCGAAGTGCAGATGGAGAATCTGGCAACTCGCTACTGCCCTCTCTATGAGGAAGTACTGGATACTCAAATGTACGGTTTCTCCAGAGAGGTC
This region of Paenibacillus sp. URB8-2 genomic DNA includes:
- a CDS encoding YlaN family protein, whose amino-acid sequence is MTSSELQEQLNIKAVALLQEDADKIQKLIEVQMENLATRYCPLYEEVLDTQMYGFSREVDFAVRAGLLSELTGKEIVSKLERELAVLYEMLNEKAKQ
- a CDS encoding HPr family phosphocarrier protein; this encodes MSTNGNNAAIVEIAQTASKFASSIVLQADNKYIDVKSILGLFTTLVASQNYELHVHGADAEEAKKAMTDVFAKHGLKFTVVEE
- a CDS encoding sensor domain-containing diguanylate cyclase, which translates into the protein MSEQKANGHTDIHVLIRNAQMPEWNSEDPAEWLRKMDVNRHDFPYAEGLIADSFHEWYKRGSAMSFAESWRWCVFDYSGKWLAGSGGVSEPDNPLWEQVAAVSLRSARECTLQIEENGVETAFFVTPMSTRSKGEIFSLFGCAMPAEHFAKGGRNAAEGMARHYATCFYRQFEHMFVADLASVHIHAKRESSRRSLLFQIVQRMHDNIDVDAVLTEVIASISTMYPDVRLTLYMSQDHRSAHPQVKPLPLDLDEEDVRIKAFKDGSTAMRSYSEADKLVEIGLPLGGKQGVYGVFHLVMRNPAHPEVDMPFLSMVASTAGTAFENAKLYERSNQIIRELRMTNELTRRLNQSLRLSETFEAAFEELIKMFETDYCCILHYNEERGGLEAVACNYPGLINEIIEIDRGIGGKVYASGETVIISEYAEQSGAKSKLMDFTESQSLIATPLSVGGEVRGAIMLAHREPHYFSYDNFRLLQAMAGHIGLAVGNALLHAEVHRLANRDSLTGLYARHYLDQSIKEKQSGDICGTLVVVDIDHFKSVNDTYGHQKGDLILKQVSDILRLSIRQGDLAARWGGEELAVYLPQLGAEQAYSVAERIRERVQQETEPPVTVSCGIAEWNSTDEDKASVDSLFYRADMALYEAKNKGRNKIMIDRNTAEVRSQN
- a CDS encoding aminopeptidase, with the translated sequence MKDPRIQKLAENLVGYSVNVQPGENVLVEMVGSERDLVKAIVEEIGKAGGHAFVQLIDRTVLRSMLMTATEEGLRTWAEIDLNRMKQMQGYIGIRAGENVNDLADVPEEKMRLYNSLYSHPVHSEQRVKHTKWVVLRYPNASMAQLANTSTEAFEDFYFNVCNLDYANMDKAQEPLSELMRKTDKVRITGPGTDISFSIKGIGAQKCSGHRNIPDGEVYSAPVRDSVNGTISYNAATLYNGITFENIKFTFENGKIVEATSNDTARLNEILDSDEGARHIGEFAIGFNPYILHPMKDILFDEKIAGSLHFTPGQAYEVTDNGNRSSIHWDLVLIQRPEYGGGEIYFDDRLIRKDGLFVIPELEALNPEHLK